The Clostridiaceae bacterium DNA window TTTTTCTCCACATATACCCCAACATACCTCAGAATTGACCCTCTGGTCAATTTGCCGTCCAGATAGTCATCATACTCAACATTTAATGCAATTGGATAATTTCTTGTTCCGGTATTTGGTATAGTTGATAAAGTAAAGCTTACTCTTTCCGACTGTCCCGGTTCTAATGAATCAATGATAATTGTATTTAATGATTTTGGGTAAATCTCCTTATCAGCAGTTACAAACACTTTCATGTTTTCAGCTAATTCTTTGCCCTTATTTACTACATCAAAGCTAATAGTAAAATCCTCTTCCGGTGCCAGTGTTTTTTCAGGATACTCCACATTTTCTATTGTAAGTTCAACCGGCTGCTTTTTCTCCTCTTCTTCTTCCTCTTTAAACACCGGAATAAATATCTGGCTTAATTCACTGAAAGAGTTGTTCTTCGCGTCTTTATATTCCATTTTCACCTGGAGGGGATAATTTCCGCCGGTAAGTTTTTTTGATGCTGTAATATAATACTCCACAGTGCTGTTCTTTCCGCCTTTTATTGATGAAACATATTTTACATCAGTGGAATTTTTTAAAGAAAACACCTCACTGCTTAGTCCTGACAGTGTAACTTTAATATCCCTGGCTTCCAGTGTTCCGGTATTACTAAGTACCAATTTAACAGTAGCATCCTCACCGGGAATTAACTTACTAGGACTGGTTATTATTCTTTCAATAACAAGCTTGGGAGGTTTATTGTTGTTTTGTACTTTGACCAGTATCTGCTCGGAAGAAGTGTAGTCGTACCCGAAAATGTTTGTATAGCTATATTTTATGGTAAGAGTGTAAGTCCCTTCTATTGCATATTGGTCTACTTCAAGTTCGTATGTAACGTTTGCGGTGCCATGGGCATCCAAAGTCCCTATATCTTTTGTAAGGTTTAATTTATCTATAATAAAAGGAAACCTTTCTTTATCTTCAACTTCAAGACTAACCTTTAAATTTTTTGCCTGACTGCTGCTGTTATTTCTTATAGGGAGCGTTAATGTTTCCGTCATTCCTGCATTTAATATGGGAATCTCTAAATCGCTTTTAACATTAATAATTGGTCTTACAGCATTGGGATCAATTTGTCCAGGTATCACAATAGGTTCCTGGGCACTAACTATGATAACATTGGTACAAAAACTAAATAATATTGCTATTGCCAGAATAAACTTGATTTTTTTCATTAGGAATATCCCCCTTTACTTCTCTGTTGTCAATGATCTTTGAAATGTTTCCGTCCAGTATATGTATTATCCTGTCAGCATAGGACGCAATATCCATATCATGGGTTACAATTACGAGCGTCTGATTGTGTTCTCTTGCCATTGAAGTAATTAAATCCATTACTTCTTTTGTGGTCTTAGAATCAAGATTTCCTGTAGGTTCATCAGCAAATACAATGCTCGGCCTTGTAACAAAAGCCCTTGCAATTCCAACTCTCTGCTGCTGACCGCCACTCATCTGGTTCGGCCTGTGTTTTATATGAGTGCCTAACCCAACAGCCTTTAACATTTCCATGGCACGCTTATCCCTTATGCGTTTGGGCACTCCTTTAAAAGCCAAAGGCAGACTCACATTCTCAAGGGCCGTTAATGTGGGCAACAGGTTATATGACTGAAACACAAATCCTATATACTTCTGCCTGAATTTAGCCAGAGCCTTTTCAGATAGCTTGTCAACATATATATTTTTAATTTTTATATGGCCTTTGGTAGGCTTCTCAAGACCTGCCATAAGATTCAATAATGTGGATTTTCCGGAGCCTGATGTCCCCAGAAAACAGCATATTTCGCCTTCTTCAATATTAAGATTGATATTATCAAGGGCAACAACTTTTTCATTGCCCAGTCTATAAACCTTCCTTATTCCGCTAATCTCAATAATATTCCCCAAGACCTACATCCCCCCTTCCGCAAGCTTCACCTGTAGTTTATTTCTGTTATTTATATTTTCAGGTGTTTCATTTATTGCTTTTAATAATTTTTATTTATTAACAATAATAAATTATATCACATAGTAAACATGGTAATTAAATAAATAGTATAATAGTTTACTTTTTTAACTATCTTAACATATTCTGACGTAGAAAAAATACAATAGTTCCGCAAAATTTTATAGATTGTTTATATTATACATTAACTTTTCACGTCCCCATGTTACGAGAGGGACGCACCTCAGCACAAAAGAAATCTTTACCCTGGTGAGGAGTGTCCCTCTACATTGTTATCTCAATCAAATGACTGCCTCCATTGTTTTCTAATGGAACATATCTGGATTTCTGAACCACTCCATCAAGTTTTATATTTTTAACACCTTTATTTACCCCGTCAGGATTATTTACCTTGATGATATACAAGGTATCCTTATATCTGTATTCTACCTTATATCCCGGCCAGTTCCTGGGTATACAGGGGTCGAACAATATTTTATTTCCTCTTATCTTTATACCCAGTAATACTTCGAAACCAAGCCTGAACATCCAGCCTGCCGCACCTGTATACCAGGTCCAGCCTCCCCTTCCTATATTGGGAGTCACAGCATAAACATCAGCAGCCATAACATATGGTTCAACCCTGTATCTTGCTGCTTCCAATGGAGTTCTTGCGTGGTTGATGGGATTTATCATGTAAAATAAATCCGTAGCTTTATCTCCCATTCCAAGCATGGCATAAGCCATTACAACCCAAATTGCCGCATGGGTGTATTGACCTCCATTTTCCCTTACTCCGGGAACATATCCTTTAATGTATCCGGGCTGCAGGTCACCGTCGCCAAATGGTGGAGTCAACAGCTTAATAAGCCCGTTTTCCCTGTCTACCAGATAATTTTCAACAGCCTGCATGGCCTCCTCTGTCCTGTTCTTTCTTCCTGCCCTTGAAATTACTGACCAGGCCTGGGCTATCGCGTCAATTTTGCACTCACTGTTTCCTGCAGAACCTAAAGGTTTTCCATCATCAAAATAGGCTCTTCTGTACCATCCTCCATCCCAACCGTGTTCTTCAACAGACTTAGCAATATTGTCAGCTATTCCTGCATATCTTTCGCTTAATTCAGTATCACCCTTGTAATTACATATATTTATGAACTTAGTGATAACAGTGTACAGGAACCAACCCAGCCATATACTTTCTCCCCTGCCTTTGTTTCCTACAGTATTCATACCGTCATTCCAATCTCCAGATCCCATAAGAGGTATACCATGTTCACCAAATCTAATACCTCTCTCGATGGCCTTTATGCAATGTTGATATAAGGTTCCTTTTTCAGTTGAGATCCGGGGAACTTCATATCTTTCATCTTCCTCTTCCAAAGGATCGCTTTCCAGATATTGAATTTCTT harbors:
- a CDS encoding ABC transporter ATP-binding protein, whose product is MGNIIEISGIRKVYRLGNEKVVALDNINLNIEEGEICCFLGTSGSGKSTLLNLMAGLEKPTKGHIKIKNIYVDKLSEKALAKFRQKYIGFVFQSYNLLPTLTALENVSLPLAFKGVPKRIRDKRAMEMLKAVGLGTHIKHRPNQMSGGQQQRVGIARAFVTRPSIVFADEPTGNLDSKTTKEVMDLITSMAREHNQTLVIVTHDMDIASYADRIIHILDGNISKIIDNREVKGDIPNEKNQVYSGNSNII